The Bradyrhizobium sp. B097 genome contains the following window.
GCCAGTCAAGGCACCCAAGCCGGCAGCTGATCTGCCATTCTTCCTGGTCATCGACGACCGCGTGACCTACTCCTACATCTTCTCCGGCACTGATCCGGGCGTATTCTCCGTCCGCCCCGACGGCAGCATCAACGGAAAGACCGCCAAGCAGGTCTACTCGTTCACGCATTTCGATATCTGGGCCTATGGCCAGAACTTCTTCACGATCTCGATGTACAAGTCGGATCACAACGACCCGGCGTCGCCGTGCTCGAATGTCGGTGTGACCATCACGGGAGCTCCGGCAATCTGCGCCGGCGCGACCGAGATCTACGGCCTGTTCCGCTCGACCTTCGGCTGGAATCAGATCTTCAACACGAAGGCGTTCAGCATGGGGCCGCTGAACAACATCTCGTTCGAAGTCGGCATGGACGCCAACACGGAAAACAACTTCCTGGCGCCCGCCAAGCGTGACGTCGTCGCCGGTCTCCAGTTCGAATTCAATCTTCCGTACAAGGGTTACATCAACGTGTCGCCGTTGATGTACTACGAGTTCTCCAATCACAATGCGTTCGACCAGTGCGGTCTGTTCGGCCCGGGCGTGCCCGGCGTGACCTGCCTCACCGACGGCAATACCAAGTTCAACCCGACCTGGGCTGTCGAAGTGAACTACTACATGGATCTCGGCTTCCTGCCCGAGAACATGCAGTACTTCTCGATCAGTGGTCGCGCGGGCTGGTACGGCAAGAAGGGCACCGAGAACGAACCGATGGCGTTCAATCCGGTCACCAACATCAGCACGGCCGTCGAGCTCAACTCCGAACCGATCCGTCTGACCTTTGACGCGAGCAAGGCGCTCTGGGGTCCGAAGTATTCACATTTCGTGGACGTCTGGGTGGCCTACCGGTATTGGCAGAACAAGTTCGGCCTCGATCACGCCAAGAGCGTCGTCTGCAATGTCTCGCCCGGCGTCAGCAACAATTCCTGTACCGAAGAATCGCTCTACTCCGGTATCTCTGTGAAGTTCTGATCCACCCGATCCGTTCCACGGGTGGCTCCTGGTGGCGCCGCGACACACCGCGGCGCCACTTTTCACGTTCCTGCACGGCGGGATTCCGGCCGGCAGGGTCGCTGCGCGACTATCGGCTCCAGATGCCCTCATGCACGACCGCGGCCTCGTCTTCAAGCAACGGGCCGACGACTTCGGTTGTGCGTTGACCGCTATCGAACACGTTGCGGCAGGGCAGATCGAGCGTCGGATTATCGGGGTGATTGCCGGTCAGTTCGCGCAGACGGTGTTCGCTCAGTCCGTAGACGACGCGGCCGATGCCGGCCCAGTAGATCGCGCCAGCACACATCGCGCACGGCTCGGCGGATGAATACAGCGTCGCAGTCGCGCGGACCTCAGCGGACAACGTCGTGCATGCCAGGGTCGCCAGCAGTCGCTCGGCGTGGGCCGTGCCGTCGCGCGACGGCATGAAGCCGTTCTCGGCCTCGAGCAGGACGCTGCCTTCGCGACTCACGAGAACGGCGCCGAACGGATGATTGCCATGGCCGATCGCGCGGCGCGCAACCGCGAACGAGTGCCGCAGAAAGCTCCCGTCGTCGAGCAGGTGGTTCGCGTTGTTCGCGTCGCTCATGAACGATCTCCTTGCCAGTCATATCTGCGCGGCCGCGAATTGCCGGCCGGCGTCTTCCTTGCCTGAAATCGTGACGACGGCAATCTCGGCTCTCACGGCTGCAATAGCGTCACTGGCCCGGCCATTCTCTCCCGGTCAGGGCGGCGGTGCCATTCGACGATCCGGATGCGTGTGAGGATTTTACACCAGTCCCTTGCCCGCGTCCGATCCGTGACGTCGCTGCCGGGCCTGAAGCACAAGAATGACAACCAGCGCCAGAAAGATGACGAGAAAGGAAACCGCGCTCGTCAATGTTCCGAGCGCATAGATATCTGGCTTCGTGACGGTGGTCGTCAGGCCCTGCAGGTCAAGGGGCAGTGTATTGACAGGGCCGATGGTCTGGCTTGAGCGCGCGAGTTCGTCCCAGGACAAGGTGAACCCAAACAGGCCGATACCGACGACCGACGGCAATATGATCGGCAGCACAACATGCCAAAATGTCTGCCACGGTGTGGCGCCGAGGTCGCGCGCCGCTTCTTCAAGCCGGCTATCGAACCTGTTGAAGATCGCAAACATGATCAGGAGACCAAACGGCAAGGTCCAGGTCAAATGCGCACCGAGGCCCGATGTAAAAAGCCCCATTGCCGTTGTCCAATCTGTGGCGCCGCTCTTGATGACGAAGTCGTCGAGCAGCCTGAATTCCAGGGCGATGCCGAGCGAGGTAATAATCGACGGCATGATCAGGCTGGCAATAGCCACGTAGAATAGAAAGGTTGCGCCGCGGAACGATCTGCGGAAGGCCAGACCTGCCGAAACCGAGAGAACGACCGTCAGCACCATGACGACGAGGCCGAGCTGAAGCGATCGCCTGAAAGCCGCAGCGATGTCGACGATGCCTGAGCCGGAGAACACCTTGCCGAACCACACCAGGGACACCCCATTCATGGGGAATGTCAGGCCGCCATCCGGCCCCTGAAACGACAGGATGTAGATCGCGAACATCGGTCCGTATAAAAACAGGACGTAAGCGGTGAAAAATGCGGCGAGAAGATAGAAGGATCGCGATCGCTTCTCGTTCATCTCACAGCTCCTTGCGAACATCGACGATTCGGGTCAGCGCCGAAATGATCAGGATCGTGATGCCGAGCAGGATGACCGCATTGGCCGCAGCGGCCGGGAATTGCAGCGCATTCAGGCGCGTCTCGATGATCTTGCCTGCAGATGCAATCTGCTGGCCGCCCATCACGCCGATCGTGACAAAATCGCCCATTACGATCGTGATCACGAAGATCGAACCAATGACGATTCCGGGTTTTGCCAGCGGAATAACGACGTTCACCAGCGTCTGCCATCCGGTGGCGCCGGCGTCATAGGCGGCTTCGATCAAACGCTTGTCGATGCGAATCATCGAGTTGAAGATCGGCACCACCATGAAGAATGTGAAGAGGTGAACGAGGGCAAGGACGACGGAAAACTCCGAGAACAAGAGCCACTCCAGCGGTTGCCGGATCAGTCCCACGCCCTCGAGCCCTCTGTTGACCAACCCGTTCCGGCCAAGCAACGGAATCCATGCGATCATGCGGATCACATTCGACGTCCAGAACGGGATGGTGCAAAGCAGGGTAAGGACGATCTGCCAGGTTTTGGACCGGACGTGGAACGCGAGAAAGTAGGCGACGGTGAAGCCGATCAGAAGGGTCAGGCACCAGGTCAGCAGGCACAATTTCAGCGTCTTCAGATAGGTCTTCAAGATAGTGCAGAGGTTGGGCAGATCGGCGATGCATCCCTCGAACGTGTCGCTGTAGCCACGCAGGCTAAAGGCCGGGATCATTTCATACTCGTTGTAGTCCCACGCGCTGACTATCGTCACAAGGAGCAGCGGCAAGAGAAAGAACACCGAGAAAACAACCATCATCGGTGCAGCCTGAAGCCAGGCAACGAAGGTCTTGCGGCCTTGCATCATCGAACGGTGAATCGCGGTGATGGCGCGGTAGGACTTGTCAAACGCCTTGGCCTCCTTTGGATTGCATCAGGCGGCGATGAATTCATTCCACTTGCGCACCATGTAGTCGTTCTCGTCCATAACGGCGTTCCAGCAGGCGACCGCGCCCATGCGGTCTTCGTAGGATCCCCCGTCACGCTTGGTGCCGGCCTTCTCGAGAACCGTGCCGTCGGGTGCCTTGATGTCGCTGACGGCGGCCTTGCCTTCCATCCAGTAGCCCCACTCGTCTGCCGTCATGTTGGCCTTCGCAGTGGACAGCACAGCCGAATAGTAACCCTGGCGGTTGAGATAGGCGCCGGCCCAACCCGACAAGTACCAGTTCACGAACTCATAAGCCCAATCGAGCTTTGGCCCCGAAACCGCCTTCGATACGCAGAACCCCGACGCCCATGAGCGATAGCCTTCCTTGAGCGGCTGGAATGTGCAGGCGATCCCCATCGAGCGTACCTTGGTGACCGCGGGCGACCACATCGACTGGATGACGGTTTCACCCGAGGCCATCAGGTTGACGGATTCGTTGAAATCCTTCCAGAACGCGCGGAACTGGCCGGCCTTCTTGGCTTCCGTCATGATCTTCATGGTGAGATCGATCTCGGCCTTCGTCATGTTGCCCTTGTCGGCATAGGTGTGCTGACCGCTGGCTTCGACCACCATCGCGGCATCCATGATTCCGATCGACGGAATGTTGAGAATCGAGGCTTTGCCCTTGAATTCGGGATTGAGCAATTCGGTCCACGATGAAATTGGCCGCTTGATCAGATCCGGCCGGATGCCGAGCGTATCGGCATTGTAGACCGTCGGGATCAGCGTCACGAATTCGGTCGGCGTTTTTGAGAACGTCTTGGAGTTTGCACCCTCAAGATAAAGCACCTTCCACGGCGCGGTGCCCTGATCGCCGATCTTCTTGCCGTTCGGCAGCTGACCCTTGGTGAACACCGGGGTGATGTTGTCGAATTCCTTGATCTTCCTGGCGTCCAGCGCAAAAATGTTGCCCGACGGCACCAGCTTCCTCAGCGAGAAATATTCGGTATCCAGCACATCAAACGAGTTCGGCTGGGTGATCACGCGTTTGGTCACGTCGTCGGTGGTTGCCGTGATGTATTCGATCTTGATTCCGGTATCTTCCAGACACTTCTTTGAGATCTCGTCACCTTCGTTCACCGCCGTTCCGAGATAACGCAGAACCTTCGGATCGGCTGAATGGACGTAGGGAAATCCGGTAATTGCGCCCGAACCCGCCGCAAGGCCGACCGCTCCGGCCGCACCCTTCAGCATGGTGCGACGGCTCATGCGACGATCGAATTTCGAGGATTTGCTCATGATTGTCTCCTTGGGTGTCACGCCGCCCTTTCAGGCGACCGGGCGATTACAGAACTCGTGGTTTTGAGAAGGCTGGCCTGCGTCGGGTCCCATGTGGCGAGAACACGTTCACCGACAGCGTAGTTGGCCGCATCGAATTGAGTTTCCGTGACCTGGGCCGAGATCTCGGTGCCCGCCTCGACGGCAATGACGACGCGCACATAGGTTCCCTGGTATTCGACCTCGCTGATAGTGCCTGCAACCGATGGACCAGCGACAGCTTCGTTCGGCCGCTTCAGCGTCAGCCGGTCAACCCGAACGGCGAAGGTCTCGGGACCCACAGCAATGACATTGTGGCCGCCGATGAATTTCGCCGTGAATTCGGTTCGCGGGTGGTTGAAGATTTCACGCGGCGAACCCTGCTGCTCGATCCGGCCCGCGTTCATGAGAACCACGATATCGGCCAGCGCCATCGCCTCGTCCTGGCCATGCGTCACATGGATGAAGGTAAGCCCGAGCTCGCGCTGCAGCTTCTTCAGTTCGGCTCTCATCCGCAGCCGCAAGAACGGATCGAGCGCCGACAGCGGCTCGTCGAGGAGCAGGATTTGAGGAGAGGTGATCAGCGCGCGCGCGAGTGCGACGCGCTGCTGCTGGCCTCCGGAAAGCTGACCTGGCAGCCTTGCCGCATAGGGCTGCATGTCGACGAGCTCCAGCAACTTGTTGGCCTCGGCATGGCGTGCAGCCTTGGCAACGCCTTTCATCTTCAAGGCGAAGGCAACGTTGTCGATGACCGAGAGATGGGGGAACAGGGCGTAAGACTGGAACATCATCGCCGTGCTTCGATCGGCTGGGGGCAGGCCGGTTACATTCTTCGGCCCGACCAGGATGTCGCCTGAAGTGACCGATTCGTGGCCGGCCACCATGCGCAGCGTCGATGTCTTGCCGCAGCCGGACGGCCCGAGCAGGCAGCAATAGGAGCCGGGGGGAATCCTGAGGTTGATGGCGTCAACGGCGGTGACGCCGCCATACATCTTGGTCAACTGTACGAGTTCGAGCGCCGCCGTCGTCGTCATCCGCACCATTCCGCATAGTCTTGCCAGGGATCTTGAACGACATTGTCGCCCCGGCGCGCGACCCGGAATTCGATGCAACAGATGTGCCAAATCTTGCGACAGGCCGGACAAAAATTGGGCAGATTCCGCCGGCCGACGAGGTCGACCGCGCCGCTTCGACCGAGATCGGGGGGCAGTTGCCAGGCACGCTGTCTGCGAAGCTTGAGTTCCGGACGTGGGCGATCGAGGCGATGTTGAAGGTCGATCCCTTTGCCAAAGCCATCTCGATGCGATCAACCGGTCCCGTGCCCGCAGGCGCCGGGAGACGTTTTGGCTTGCCATGTCTTTTCGCGAGCCCGAAGATATCCGAGAGGAAGAGCATGCGTACAAAATCGGTCGACGTCGTTCGAATTTCCACCAAGGGCCCCGGTGATGTCTCCGGCCTGCTGAGCCTGATCGAGCAAGGCAGGATCGATCCAAAGTCGATCGTCGCGATCTTGGGGAAGACTGAGGGCAATGGTGGCGTCAACGATTTCACGCGTGAGTTCGCCGTTTCGGCTCTCCGTACGGCCCTGGCGCCTTATCTAGATCTGCCGCCGCATCGCGTTGAGCAACGGATTGCGTTCGTGATGTCGGGCGGGACGGAAGGTGTGCTCAGTCCACATATCACCGTGTTTACGCGTGACGGTGCCGCCAATCACGATTCAGGTATCTCCGGGAAACGCCTTAGCATCGGGATGGCACAGACGCGGGATTTTCTGCCCGAGGAGATCGGTCGCGACGTGCAGATCAGGGAAACCGCAAGGGCGGTGGCTGCCGCCATGGCCGATGCTGGGATCGTCGATCCGCAAGACGTTCATTTTGTGCAGATCAAATGCCCGCTTCTGACCAGCGACCGCATCGAGGCAGCGGTGGCGCGGGGTCATGAGACCGTGACCAACAGCGCTTACGGTTCGATGGCGTATTCCCGTGGCGCGTCAGCGCTGGGCGTGGCCGTCGCGCTTGGCGAGGTTGAGAGCGAGATTGACGACGAACACGTTCTCCGGCGGTTCGATCTGTTTTCGTCGGTCGCCTCCACGTCGGCGGGCATCGAACTGATGCATAACGTGGTCATCGTGCTGGGCAATACGACGTCGTCGGCGGCTCCATTCGAGATCGGACACGCCGTGATGAACGACGCCATTGATTCGGCAGCGGTGATCGATGCGTTGAAAAGCGTGGGGCTGCACATCGACGGCGCCTCCAGGCCGCCGCCGGCGTCGCGGCAGCTCGTCAATATCTTTGCCAAGGCGGAAGCCGCGCCGAACGGGAGCATCCGCGGATTTCGTCACATCATGCTTGAGGATACCGACATCAGCTCAACCCGGCACGCTCGCGCGGCCGTCGGCGGATTGATCAGCGGCTTGTCGGGAACCAGCGCTGTGTATGTTTCCGGCGGAGCCGAACATCAGGGACCCCCAGGTGGCGGGCCGGTTGCCGTCATCGCTCGACTGTTGGCAAACGGGTCCGACTGAGCATAGGGCGTCGGGTGGCGTTGCGAACGGCATCTGTTCACCCTTCAGCACGAACGCGCTGCAGACGGCTCACCTGGTGCCGAACATTCTGTCTCCTGCATCGCCCAAGCCTGGCACGATATACCCGTGATCATTCAGTCTTTCGTCGATCGCAGCGGTCCAGATCGGAACGTCCGGACACTCGTCCTGGAATCGGGCAATTCCTTCGGGGGCTGCGAGCAGGCAGACGAACCGAATGTCTTGCGCGCCTCGCGATTTGAGCAGGCGGGCCGCCGCGCTGGCGGAATTTCCCGTAGCAAGCATTGGATCCAGCAAGATCACGATGCGCTCCGAAACATCCTGCGGCGCCTTGAAGAAGTACTCGACGGCCTGAAGTGTTTCCGGATTCCGGTAAAGGCCGATGTGCGCGACGCGTGCCGATGGGACCAGCGCCAACATTCCGTCGAGAAACCCGACACCCGCCCGCAAGATCGGAGCGAATGTGAGTTTCTTGCCCGCAATTTTGGGTGTCCTCATTGCAGCGAGCGGCGTATCGATGTCGACCATCTCCAGGGGCAGATCCCGGGTGACCTCATAACAGAGCAGCATTCCGATCTCGTTCAGGAGCTCGCGAAACCCTTTGGTGGAACGATCCTTGTCGCGCATCAGCGAGAGCTTGTGCTGGACGAGGGGATGGCTGACGAGGTTCACGTTCTTGCTCATGATATCGCTTTCTCAATAAAGGGGCGCGTGCGAGTTCGTCCAAGTCGTCGC
Protein-coding sequences here:
- a CDS encoding nucleoside deaminase is translated as MSDANNANHLLDDGSFLRHSFAVARRAIGHGNHPFGAVLVSREGSVLLEAENGFMPSRDGTAHAERLLATLACTTLSAEVRATATLYSSAEPCAMCAGAIYWAGIGRVVYGLSEHRLRELTGNHPDNPTLDLPCRNVFDSGQRTTEVVGPLLEDEAAVVHEGIWSR
- a CDS encoding ABC transporter permease subunit, with translation MNEKRSRSFYLLAAFFTAYVLFLYGPMFAIYILSFQGPDGGLTFPMNGVSLVWFGKVFSGSGIVDIAAAFRRSLQLGLVVMVLTVVLSVSAGLAFRRSFRGATFLFYVAIASLIMPSIITSLGIALEFRLLDDFVIKSGATDWTTAMGLFTSGLGAHLTWTLPFGLLIMFAIFNRFDSRLEEAARDLGATPWQTFWHVVLPIILPSVVGIGLFGFTLSWDELARSSQTIGPVNTLPLDLQGLTTTVTKPDIYALGTLTSAVSFLVIFLALVVILVLQARQRRHGSDAGKGLV
- a CDS encoding ABC transporter permease, translated to MMQGRKTFVAWLQAAPMMVVFSVFFLLPLLLVTIVSAWDYNEYEMIPAFSLRGYSDTFEGCIADLPNLCTILKTYLKTLKLCLLTWCLTLLIGFTVAYFLAFHVRSKTWQIVLTLLCTIPFWTSNVIRMIAWIPLLGRNGLVNRGLEGVGLIRQPLEWLLFSEFSVVLALVHLFTFFMVVPIFNSMIRIDKRLIEAAYDAGATGWQTLVNVVIPLAKPGIVIGSIFVITIVMGDFVTIGVMGGQQIASAGKIIETRLNALQFPAAAANAVILLGITILIISALTRIVDVRKEL
- a CDS encoding extracellular solute-binding protein, with product MSKSSKFDRRMSRRTMLKGAAGAVGLAAGSGAITGFPYVHSADPKVLRYLGTAVNEGDEISKKCLEDTGIKIEYITATTDDVTKRVITQPNSFDVLDTEYFSLRKLVPSGNIFALDARKIKEFDNITPVFTKGQLPNGKKIGDQGTAPWKVLYLEGANSKTFSKTPTEFVTLIPTVYNADTLGIRPDLIKRPISSWTELLNPEFKGKASILNIPSIGIMDAAMVVEASGQHTYADKGNMTKAEIDLTMKIMTEAKKAGQFRAFWKDFNESVNLMASGETVIQSMWSPAVTKVRSMGIACTFQPLKEGYRSWASGFCVSKAVSGPKLDWAYEFVNWYLSGWAGAYLNRQGYYSAVLSTAKANMTADEWGYWMEGKAAVSDIKAPDGTVLEKAGTKRDGGSYEDRMGAVACWNAVMDENDYMVRKWNEFIAA
- a CDS encoding ABC transporter ATP-binding protein; protein product: MTTTAALELVQLTKMYGGVTAVDAINLRIPPGSYCCLLGPSGCGKTSTLRMVAGHESVTSGDILVGPKNVTGLPPADRSTAMMFQSYALFPHLSVIDNVAFALKMKGVAKAARHAEANKLLELVDMQPYAARLPGQLSGGQQQRVALARALITSPQILLLDEPLSALDPFLRLRMRAELKKLQRELGLTFIHVTHGQDEAMALADIVVLMNAGRIEQQGSPREIFNHPRTEFTAKFIGGHNVIAVGPETFAVRVDRLTLKRPNEAVAGPSVAGTISEVEYQGTYVRVVIAVEAGTEISAQVTETQFDAANYAVGERVLATWDPTQASLLKTTSSVIARSPERAA
- a CDS encoding ring-opening amidohydrolase, with translation MRTKSVDVVRISTKGPGDVSGLLSLIEQGRIDPKSIVAILGKTEGNGGVNDFTREFAVSALRTALAPYLDLPPHRVEQRIAFVMSGGTEGVLSPHITVFTRDGAANHDSGISGKRLSIGMAQTRDFLPEEIGRDVQIRETARAVAAAMADAGIVDPQDVHFVQIKCPLLTSDRIEAAVARGHETVTNSAYGSMAYSRGASALGVAVALGEVESEIDDEHVLRRFDLFSSVASTSAGIELMHNVVIVLGNTTSSAAPFEIGHAVMNDAIDSAAVIDALKSVGLHIDGASRPPPASRQLVNIFAKAEAAPNGSIRGFRHIMLEDTDISSTRHARAAVGGLISGLSGTSAVYVSGGAEHQGPPGGGPVAVIARLLANGSD
- the upp gene encoding uracil phosphoribosyltransferase, with product MMSKNVNLVSHPLVQHKLSLMRDKDRSTKGFRELLNEIGMLLCYEVTRDLPLEMVDIDTPLAAMRTPKIAGKKLTFAPILRAGVGFLDGMLALVPSARVAHIGLYRNPETLQAVEYFFKAPQDVSERIVILLDPMLATGNSASAAARLLKSRGAQDIRFVCLLAAPEGIARFQDECPDVPIWTAAIDERLNDHGYIVPGLGDAGDRMFGTR